One Ostrea edulis chromosome 2, xbOstEdul1.1, whole genome shotgun sequence genomic region harbors:
- the LOC130052228 gene encoding uncharacterized protein LOC130052228 has product MADQRLKKWGQNGLLLFFRRQGRPTLLIDSSTVHRDSSTVQRDSSTVQRDSSTVQRDSSTVQRDSSTVQCDSSTVQCDSSTVHRDSSTVQRDSSTVQRDSSTVQRDSSTVQRDSSTVQCDSSTVQCDSSTVQRDSSTVQRDSSTVQCDSSTVHRDSSTVQRDSSTVQCDSSTVQCDSSTVQRDSSTVHRDSSTVQRDSSTVQRDSSTVHRDSSTVHRDSSTVQRDSSTVQRDSSTVQRDSSTVQCDSSTVQRDSSTVQRDSSTVQCDSSTVQCDYSTVQRDSSTVQRDSSTVQRDSSTVHRDSSTVQRDSSTVQRDSSTVHRDSSTVQRDSSTVQRDSSTVQRDSSTVQRDSSTVQRDSSTVQCDSSTVQRDSSTVQRDSSTVQCDSSTVQRDSSTVQRDSSTVQRDSSTVQCDSSTVQCDYSTVQRDSSTVQCDSIIVQCDSSTVQCDYISVQRDSSTVQRD; this is encoded by the exons ATGGC AGATCAAAGATTAAAGAAATGGGGGCAGAATGGGCTGCTTTTGTTCTTCAGACGACAGGGTCGACCCACCTTGCTG ATTGACTCTAGCACCGTACATCGTGACTCTAGCACCGTACAGCGTGACTCTAGCACCGTACAGCGTGACTCTAGCACCGTACAGCGTGACTCTAGCACCGTACAGCGTGACTCTAGCACCGTACAGTGTGACTCTAGTACCGTACAGTGTGACTCTAGCACCGTACATCGTGACTCTAGCACCGTACAGCGTGACTCTAGCACCGTACAGCGTGACTCTAGCACCGTACAGCGTGACTCTAGCACCGTACAGCGTGACTCTAGCACCGTACAGTGTGACTCTAGTACCGTACAGTGTGACTCTAGCACCGTACAGCGTGACTCTAGCACCGTACAGCGTGACTCTAGCACCGTACAGTGTGACTCTAGCACCGTACATCGTGACTCTAGCACCGTACAGCGTGACTCTAGCACCGTACAGTGTGACTCTAGCACCGTACAGTGTGACTCTAGCACCGTACAGCGTGACTCTAGCACCGTACATCGTGACTCTAGCACCGTACAGCGTGACTCTAGCACCGTACAGCGTGACTCTAGCACCGTACATCGTGACTCTAGCACCGTACATCGTGACTCTAGCACCGTACAGCGTGACTCTAGCACCGTACAGCGTGACTCTAGCACCGTACAGCGTGACTCTAGCACCGTACAGTGTGACTCTAGCACCGTACAGCGTGACTCTAGCACCGTACAGCGTGACTCTAGCACCGTACAGTGTGACTCTAGTACCGTACAGTGTGATTATAGCACCGTACAGCGTGACTCTAGCACCGTACAGCGTGACTCTAGCACCGTACAGCGTGACTCTAGTACCGTACATCGTGACTCTAGCACCGTACAGCGTGACTCTAGCACCGTACAGCGTGACTCTAGTACCGTACATCGTGACTCTAGCACCGTACAGCGTGACTCTAGCACCGTACAGCGTGACTCTAGCACCGTACAGCGTGACTCTAGCACCGTACAGCGTGACTCTAGCACCGTACAGCGTGACTCTAGCACCGTACAGTGTGACTCTAGCACCGTACAGCGTGACTCTAGCACCGTACAGCGTGACTCTAGCACCGTACAGTGTGACTCTAGCACCGTACAGCGTGACTCTAGCACCGTACAGCGTGACTCTAGCACCGTACAGCGTGACTCTAGCACCGTACAGTGTGACTCTAGTACCGTACAGTGTGATTATAGCACCGTACAGCGTGACTCTAGCACCGTACAGTGTGACTCTATCATCGTACAGTGTGACTCTAGCACCGTACAGTGTGACTATATTTCCGTACAGCGTGACTCTAGCACCGTACAGCGTGACTAG